The sequence GACAGAGAATGTAAATCTTGTATTAGGTGGGGGAGGGAAGCAAtgggaaattaaataaaaaggatttttttttcactctgttATGTCTTCTGGGAATACCTGAAACGTGTCAAGATTCAATTCTAAATAATATGACTAACTTTGGTGGGCAAAATGGTAATTGATGGATTTGGCAATCATTTGCATGAtttacaaataaaagaaaataaaagcaccTTGCACTCTTTCATGTCAGTGATGTCACCAGTATTTCCATTTATGCCCATCCATGCATTTTCTCCATTTGCATGCTACAATTCCAAAAACACAATGTCAAACATAATCAGAGAAAGAATCATCCGCAACTGTAACAGAAAAAATTCTTACTTTTCCTTGTAGTGCAGTCATAGTGCGGATCACATTTACTCCACAATTTTGTGCCAAAGTACGGGGGATTGCCTCAAAAGCAATGGCAGCAGCTTCATAAGGCCACTGTTCATCAACAAGAACATGAACATGAAAATGAGAATCAATGTAAGCTACTGCCATGAGACAATAATAGAACTAGTAGGCAAAGTACAGACAATGAGTATTACACTCACCTTCTGTATACCTTGAACAGATGAACTCTTCTGCTTCAGTGTTGCTGATATAGTCAACTCAGTAGCACCTCCTCCAGGAacaagttttgaattttttattatgttcctTGCTACAGACATGGCATCCTGTCATGggaaaaacttcagaaagcaATGATCAAATCCACAAGCTCTGGGTAGAAATCAACACTTTACCTGGAGGTTTCTTTCAACTTCATTTAGGAGATCCTTGCTAGCACCCCTCAATAGTACAGTGCAAGCCTTGGGGTCCTTGCATTCAACAATAAATGCAAAAAACTCATCTCCAATCTTCTTAACTTCAAATAACCCAGCACCAGTACCAACATCAGACTCCTGTAATTCATCCGGTCTGTTCACAATAACAGCACCACATGCTTTGGCAATTCTATTATTATCAGTTTTTCTCAGCCTTCTGATTGCACTAACTCCATGCTTACTGAGAAAATGGCATGCCAAATCATTAAGTCCTTTCTCTGTAATCACCAAATCTGGTTTAAACTTCAATATCTGCATGCAGAGCTCCTCAATGTATTCTTCTTCCATCCTCAACAAGAGACTCCAGTCTTCTTCTTTAAGCATTTCAGCATTTGTTTGATTTTCACCCTTTTTATACTCAAGGGGACAATCAAGAAGAATGATACGCGGATTAAcaatctttcttttcattttgccAGGGGCAACTACATCTTTGTTTATCATAACTCCTTTAAGAACTCTTGAATCCTCCAGCTGCCCACCAGGTACCTTCTCAaccttaatataatttttaatatctaCATCTCTCAAACCTAGGCCAAGATCAATATCTACTGTGGTAGTAGCATCAATAGCTAAATCCTGAAAGTTAACCAAAGTGgaatatgtaaaatataattaaacagaTAAAAAAGTG comes from Glycine soja cultivar W05 chromosome 20, ASM419377v2, whole genome shotgun sequence and encodes:
- the LOC114402473 gene encoding T-complex protein 1 subunit gamma-like — its product is MQSPVLVLKDSLKRESGRKVQHANIQAAKAVADIIRTTLGPRSMLKMLLDASGGIVVTNDGNAILREIDLAHPAAKSMIELSRTQDEEVGDGTTSVIILAGEMLHVAEALIDKNYHPTVICRAYDKALEDAIAVLDKIAMPVDANDRGTMLGIVKSCIGTKFTSQFGDLVADLAIDATTTVDIDLGLGLRDVDIKNYIKVEKVPGGQLEDSRVLKGVMINKDVVAPGKMKRKIVNPRIILLDCPLEYKKGENQTNAEMLKEEDWSLLLRMEEEYIEELCMQILKFKPDLVITEKGLNDLACHFLSKHGVSAIRRLRKTDNNRIAKACGAVIVNRPDELQESDVGTGAGLFEVKKIGDEFFAFIVECKDPKACTVLLRGASKDLLNEVERNLQDAMSVARNIIKNSKLVPGGGATELTISATLKQKSSSVQGIQKWPYEAAAIAFEAIPRTLAQNCGVNVIRTMTALQGKHANGENAWMGINGNTGDITDMKECKIWDAYNVKAQTFKTAIEAACMLLRIDDVVSGIKKRQAPGAGQARSKPKVETEVDADSEQILPD